The segment CCCCGGCTCGACCTGGCTGGCCAGATAGACCATGGCCGCATGGGCCAGATGGCCGGCGGGGCCGCCCTCCCAGGCAACAGCGTGATAGCCGGCGGCGGTCGAAAGCCGCAAGAAGCGGTGATAGGCGGGATGAAAGCGCAACTCGTCCAGCCGCCGGCCGCCGCTGTCGAACAGCCGCAGTTCCGGCGGATTGCGGTTCGCGTCGCGCGCTGCCTCGCGCAGCTCGGCCCGGCCTAGGGCGGCACCGTAGCCGGCCAGCCCGGCCTGCGCCGCGCCGCTGCCGGCCAGGGCGGCGCGCAACGCCGGATCGTCCTGCCACAGGTCGCGGTCGCCGGGCGGCGCGGGCTGGTTCAGCACCTCATGCGTTTCCAGCTCCGCCGTCGCTTCAAGCGCTGTCATGGCGTCCTCCCTTCGACTGCTGCGCGACCAGTCTAACCCATCCCACGCCCGTCGGACGAGTCCCGCGGCCGGCGGCCCGGCTTCACCCATTCGTCTGATACCAAGAAGAATTGCTTGGAAAACGCCACCGGCCTCGGGTGAAACTTCCCGCAGGGAGAAGAAAAATGTCTCAGCTAGACCCCGTCGGGGCGGGCCCGGTCACCCGCCTTGCCGCAGATGTCGCCAGCGGCCTGGTCGGACACGAGCGCATGGCCGAGCGGCTGGTGATCGCCCTGCTGGCCGGCGGGCATGTGCTGCTGGAGGGCCCGCCCGGCATCGCCAAGACCCGCGCCGTCAAGCGGCTGGCCGCGCATCTGCCGGACAGCCATGCGCGCATCCAGTGCACGCCCGACCTGCTGCCCTCGGACCTGACGGGGACGCAGGTGTTCCGCGCCGACAGCGGCCGGTTCGATTTCGTGCCGGGACCGATCTTCCACACGCTGGTGCTGGTGGACGAGATCAACCGCGCACCCCCCAAGGTGCAGTCGGCGCTGCTGGAGGCCATGGCCGAAAGCCAGGTGACCACCGGCGGCGTGACCCGGGCGCTGCCCGACCCGTTCATGGTCGTCGCCACCCAGAACCCGATCGAGCACGAGGGCACCTTTCCGCTGCCCGAGGCGCAGATGGACCGTTTCCTGCTGCACCTGGCGCTGGACCTGCCCGACGCCGAGACCGAGCGCGGCATCCTCGACCTGGTCGAGGCCGAGGCGATCCGGCCCCCCGCCGCGCCGGCGCCGCCGGTCGGCACCGGCCAGATCCACGCCGCGCGCGAGGCGGTGGCCCGCGTGCACCTGGCCCCGGCGCTCAAGGATTACATCGTGCGGCTGGTGATGGCGACGCGGCCGGGCGGGGCGGTGGCGGAATGGGTCGAACATCCGGTCTCGCCCCGCGGCACGCTGGCGCTCGCGGCGGCGGTGCGGGCGCGGGCCTGGCTCGACGGCCGCGACCACGGCCTGCCCGAGGATGCCGAGGCGCTGGCCGAGGACGCGCTGGCCCATCGCCTGATCCCGAACTGGCAGGCGCTGGCCGAGGGGCGCTCGGGCCGCAGCCTGATCGCCGACGTCCTTCAGGCGGTGCGGCCGTGGTAGCGATGGCGGCGGCGCTGGACCGGACCGGCCTGCGGCTGACCGCGGCCGAACTGATGGCGCTGCGCCCGCCGGCCCGCACGGCGCGGCCGCGCCCGGCCAGCCGCCGGCCCGGCGCCATCCCGGCCCGCATCGCCGGCCAGGGCATGGACCTGCGCGAGATCCGCGCCTTCGCCGACGGCGACGACCCGCGCCGCATCGACCCGGCCGCCACCGCCCGCACCGGCCATCTGCATGTCCGCAGCTTTCACGAGGATCGCGACGACAGCACCCTGTTGATCGCCGATTTCCGCCGGCCGATGCTGTGGGGCACCGGCGCGGCGCTGCGCTCGGTCCGCGCCGCGCGGCACCTGGCGGTGCTGGGCTGGCGTGCCGTCGCCCGCGGCGGCTCGCTGGGCCTGCTGGTCGCGGGGGACGAGGCGCCGGCCAGCCTGGCCCCGGCGACCGGCAGCGCACAGATGCAGGCCGTGGCCGGGCTGCTGGCGCGCTGCCACGATGCCGCGCTGCTGCGGACGGCGGCGGGCCATGATCCGACCCC is part of the Paracoccus sp. TOH genome and harbors:
- a CDS encoding AAA family ATPase, which codes for MSQLDPVGAGPVTRLAADVASGLVGHERMAERLVIALLAGGHVLLEGPPGIAKTRAVKRLAAHLPDSHARIQCTPDLLPSDLTGTQVFRADSGRFDFVPGPIFHTLVLVDEINRAPPKVQSALLEAMAESQVTTGGVTRALPDPFMVVATQNPIEHEGTFPLPEAQMDRFLLHLALDLPDAETERGILDLVEAEAIRPPAAPAPPVGTGQIHAAREAVARVHLAPALKDYIVRLVMATRPGGAVAEWVEHPVSPRGTLALAAAVRARAWLDGRDHGLPEDAEALAEDALAHRLIPNWQALAEGRSGRSLIADVLQAVRPW
- a CDS encoding DUF58 domain-containing protein, which gives rise to MAAALDRTGLRLTAAELMALRPPARTARPRPASRRPGAIPARIAGQGMDLREIRAFADGDDPRRIDPAATARTGHLHVRSFHEDRDDSTLLIADFRRPMLWGTGAALRSVRAARHLAVLGWRAVARGGSLGLLVAGDEAPASLAPATGSAQMQAVAGLLARCHDAALLRTAAGHDPTPLAPVLARALRLVPAGGRVHLATGPDGLLGTEAALTRLAQGRRVEIHLLLDPLETAPPRPALAVSDGAASRFGRLAPFDPQPLLAHLRQLGASPHLVPPDDAG